The proteins below come from a single Zea mays cultivar B73 chromosome 8, Zm-B73-REFERENCE-NAM-5.0, whole genome shotgun sequence genomic window:
- the LOC103634736 gene encoding probable glycosyltransferase At5g03795 isoform X5 has protein sequence MPHHHHTNPSHPPAARKLLSWRRVVAACAVVAALALLLAAAPATEDPSRWRSYLLGPLPGDTRKETVAAAVVAGSFAGPAASTSSPSEAPLSSFGEINLSARIAPAAAPSMFLAPSSSPAEIFYDGSMEEPEHPDIKLLMTLQRNPPKESSPFLKEEPIFSGLPTMSSDVNGENVMDTKSVLPVTPEQAPLWSTAADEELIYAKKEITNAPLTSDDPDLYAPLFRNVSIFKRSYELMERLLKVFIYHDGAKPIFHSPELKGIYASEGWFMKLMETNQNFVVRDPNTAHLFYLPYSSRQLEHNLYVPGSNTIEPLSIFVKNYIDLISAKYPYWNRTKGADHFFVACHDWGPYTTKLHDELRKNTIKALCNADLSEGFFIRGKDVSLPETFLRSPRRPLRDIGGRPAAQRTILAFFAGQMHGRVRPVLLKYWGNKDDDMRIYSRLPHRITRKRNYVQHMKSSKYCICPMGYEKAMYLS, from the exons ATGCCGcaccaccaccacaccaatcCGTCGCATCCTCCTGCGGCGCGCAAGCTCCTCTCCTGGCGCCGCGTAGTCGCCGCCTGCGCCGTTGTCGCGGCGCTCGCGCTCCTCctggccgccgcccctgccacggAGGACCCCAGCCGATGGCGCTCCTATCTCTTAGGACCCCTCCCTGGGGATACCCGCAAGGAGACAGTGGCGGCCGCAGTCGTGGCCGGAAGCTTCGCGGGCCCCGCCGCCTCGACGTCGTCGCCATCCGAAGCGCCGCTTTCTTCCTTCGGCGAG ATTAATTTGTCAGCTAGGATTGCTCCAGCAGCAGCCCCCTCTATGTTCCTGGCCCCTTCATCTTCACCTGCAGAAATTTTTTATGATGGTTCAATGGAGGAACCCGAACATCCTGATATAAAG CTTCTAATGACACTTCAGAGAAATCCGCCAAAGGAGTCATCCCCTTTTCTCAAAGAAGAG CCCATTTTTAGTGGTTTGCCTACAATGAGTTCTGATGTCAATGGAGAAAATGTCATGGATACCAAATCTGTTCTCCCTGTAACGCCAGAG CAGGCGCCTCTTTGGTCAACAGCAGCTGATGAAGAGCTTATATATGCAAAGAAAGAAATCACTAATGCACCATTGACCTCAGATGACCCTGATCTTTATGCACCCTTGTTCCGGAATGTATCCATCTTTAAAAG GAGTTATGAACTGATGGAGAGACTTCTTAAGGTTTTCATATATCATGATGGAGCAAAACCTATTTTCCATTCCCCAGAGTTGAAAGGTATCTATGCGTCTGAGGGATGGTTTATGAAATTGATGGAGACAAACCAGAATTTTGTTGTGAGAGATCCAAATACAGCCCATTTATTCTATCTTCCATATAGCTCTCGTCAACTGGAGCATAACCTTTATGTGCCTGGCTCAAATACAATTGAGCCACTGTCTATCTTTGTTAAAAATTACATTGACCTTATCTCGGCCAAGTACCCATATTGGAATAGGACAAAAGGAGCTGATCATTTCTTTGTTGCTTGCCATGACTGG GGGCCTTACACAACAAAATTGCATGATGAATTGCGGAAGAACACTATTAAAGCTCTCTGCAATGCAGATCTCTCTGAAGGATTTTTTATCCGTGGAAAAGATGTTTCCCTTCCAGAAACATTCCTTAGGTCACCAAGAAGACCTCTAAGAGATATTGGAGGAAGACCAGCTGCGCAGAGGACTATCCTGGCCTTCTTTGCAGGGCAGATGCATGGTCGAGTTCGACCTGTACTTCTCAAGTATTGGGGAAACAAGGATGATGATATGAGAATATATAGTAGGCTGCCACACCGAATCACCAGGAAGAGAAATTACGTTCAGCATATGAAGTCAAGCAAGTATTGCATCTGTCCCATGGGGTATGAG AAAGCGATGTACCTAAGCTGA
- the LOC103634736 gene encoding probable glycosyltransferase At5g03795 isoform X6 gives MPHHHHTNPSHPPAARKLLSWRRVVAACAVVAALALLLAAAPATEDPSRWRSYLLGPLPGDTRKETVAAAVVAGSFAGPAASTSSPSEAPLSSFGEINLSARIAPAAAPSMFLAPSSSPAEIFYDGSMEEPEHPDIKRNPPKESSPFLKEEPIFSGLPTMSSDVNGENVMDTKSVLPVTPEQAPLWSTAADEELIYAKKEITNAPLTSDDPDLYAPLFRNVSIFKRSYELMERLLKVFIYHDGAKPIFHSPELKGIYASEGWFMKLMETNQNFVVRDPNTAHLFYLPYSSRQLEHNLYVPGSNTIEPLSIFVKNYIDLISAKYPYWNRTKGADHFFVACHDWGPYTTKLHDELRKNTIKALCNADLSEGFFIRGKDVSLPETFLRSPRRPLRDIGGRPAAQRTILAFFAGQMHGRVRPVLLKYWGNKDDDMRIYSRLPHRITRKRNYVQHMKSSKYCICPMGYEKAMYLS, from the exons ATGCCGcaccaccaccacaccaatcCGTCGCATCCTCCTGCGGCGCGCAAGCTCCTCTCCTGGCGCCGCGTAGTCGCCGCCTGCGCCGTTGTCGCGGCGCTCGCGCTCCTCctggccgccgcccctgccacggAGGACCCCAGCCGATGGCGCTCCTATCTCTTAGGACCCCTCCCTGGGGATACCCGCAAGGAGACAGTGGCGGCCGCAGTCGTGGCCGGAAGCTTCGCGGGCCCCGCCGCCTCGACGTCGTCGCCATCCGAAGCGCCGCTTTCTTCCTTCGGCGAG ATTAATTTGTCAGCTAGGATTGCTCCAGCAGCAGCCCCCTCTATGTTCCTGGCCCCTTCATCTTCACCTGCAGAAATTTTTTATGATGGTTCAATGGAGGAACCCGAACATCCTGATATAAAG AGAAATCCGCCAAAGGAGTCATCCCCTTTTCTCAAAGAAGAG CCCATTTTTAGTGGTTTGCCTACAATGAGTTCTGATGTCAATGGAGAAAATGTCATGGATACCAAATCTGTTCTCCCTGTAACGCCAGAG CAGGCGCCTCTTTGGTCAACAGCAGCTGATGAAGAGCTTATATATGCAAAGAAAGAAATCACTAATGCACCATTGACCTCAGATGACCCTGATCTTTATGCACCCTTGTTCCGGAATGTATCCATCTTTAAAAG GAGTTATGAACTGATGGAGAGACTTCTTAAGGTTTTCATATATCATGATGGAGCAAAACCTATTTTCCATTCCCCAGAGTTGAAAGGTATCTATGCGTCTGAGGGATGGTTTATGAAATTGATGGAGACAAACCAGAATTTTGTTGTGAGAGATCCAAATACAGCCCATTTATTCTATCTTCCATATAGCTCTCGTCAACTGGAGCATAACCTTTATGTGCCTGGCTCAAATACAATTGAGCCACTGTCTATCTTTGTTAAAAATTACATTGACCTTATCTCGGCCAAGTACCCATATTGGAATAGGACAAAAGGAGCTGATCATTTCTTTGTTGCTTGCCATGACTGG GGGCCTTACACAACAAAATTGCATGATGAATTGCGGAAGAACACTATTAAAGCTCTCTGCAATGCAGATCTCTCTGAAGGATTTTTTATCCGTGGAAAAGATGTTTCCCTTCCAGAAACATTCCTTAGGTCACCAAGAAGACCTCTAAGAGATATTGGAGGAAGACCAGCTGCGCAGAGGACTATCCTGGCCTTCTTTGCAGGGCAGATGCATGGTCGAGTTCGACCTGTACTTCTCAAGTATTGGGGAAACAAGGATGATGATATGAGAATATATAGTAGGCTGCCACACCGAATCACCAGGAAGAGAAATTACGTTCAGCATATGAAGTCAAGCAAGTATTGCATCTGTCCCATGGGGTATGAG AAAGCGATGTACCTAAGCTGA